The nucleotide window GCGTGAGCAGGCGCGCCAGCGTCTTGGCCTGCGCGTCGTCGCCCTCGGCTTGCAGTTGCGTTTGCAGCGGCGCCAGCCAGTCGGGGTGATCGTGCAGCAGGTGTTGCAGCAGGTGCGCGGCGCTTTGGTCGCGGCTGGGGTTGTGGGCCAGCAGGCGGCGCAGGGTGTCGATGGGCCAGAGCAGCGCGCGCTCTGCCACCGCTTCACGCACCAGGGGCGATCCCAGGTGGGCCAGCAGCACATCCTGTGCAGCGTCGGTGTGAAAGGTGCAGACCAGCTTGAGCACGTCTTTTTCAGCCACGTGCGTGCCCATGCTGGCCAGCGCCGCTTCGCCATGCCATTGCAGCAGGCACTCCCAACCCGCAGCCAATTGGCCCGAGGGCACGACCGGGTAGCCGTGGTTGCGAAGCAGGTAGTCGGCGTTGGCCTGAAGCGTGTTGGTGCGCCGCAGGCTGAACAGGCCGTTGAATGCGGTGGTGGTCAAGCCCTTTTCCTCAATGGCGGGCACGGCGGCCTGCACCTTGGTGAGCCAGGCCGATTTGGCGCGTGTGCCGTCGGGCCTGGCGAGCAGCGGGTCGGTCTTTTGAGCGGGCTTTTTGCTGGCCATGGTCAGGAGGCGGTTTAGAGATGATTTGGGCCGATTGCGCTTGTCCAGCAAGCGCAAGCAGCTATAAAAAATAGAGCAATCAAGTCAACTGCTCATCGGTGACCGAAGTCAGCAGGCCGCAGTCGCGCGCCCAGGCCAACGCTTGCGCCTCGGCCGCGCGGGCGCGCAGGTAGTGGTTGTCGCCCTGCGACAGTTGCGTCAGGCGCGTGCGCTCGGGCGCCGTGAGGCCCAGCAGGGCGCCCACGCGCGCCGCGATGTCGCCGCGCTCGCGCGGGGGGAACCAGGCGAAGGCGCCGCGCAGCGCGGGCAGGGCGACCAGGAAATCGTCGTGCGACAACTGCGCCAGCGTGGCGTGCACGGCCTCGACCAGGCCCGGCGTGGTCTTGAGCGTGGCGCGGGTGATGGCGAACAGGCCGTACAGGTAGTCGCCCAGCTGATCGCGCGGCGGCACGGCGCGGGTGAGGGCGATGAGTTCGGTACCCCGCAGCGCCGTGCCGGGCGCGTAGCGGTGCGCTTGCGTCAACGCCAAGCCGGCGGCGGCGCCGCGCAGTGCCGGTGGGCGGCCCGGTGCGCGCGCCAGGCGCAGCAGGCTGTCGAGCGTGAAGCTGGCTTGCCAGCCGGCGATGGCTTGCGCCTCGGACAGGCGCAGCAGTCCGGCCAGCGCGCGCACGGCGGCCACGTCAGCGTCGAGCGTGGGGCTGCCGGCGGGCGCTGGCGCGCCTGCGTGGCCGGGCGTGGGCAGGGCGGCGTCCAGCCCGTCGAGCAGCCACAGCAGCCGGTCACCCATGGCGGACAGCGCGGACAGCATGACGGGGCGCGTGTCTTGCCCCCAAAAGCCGGCCAGCGCCACGTCCAGCAGCGTGAGCGCGGCCTGGGCCAGCGCACCGTGGTCGTGCACGGTGTGGATGCTGTGCGCGAGCCGGCTGGCCAGCTCTTCGCCCAAGTCAAAAAACCCTGCGCGCACGGCGTCGGTCAGGCACTGGGCCATGGCGGCGGCGCTGGGGGGCGATGCGGCCGGTGCGGTGGCGATGGGGGCATCCAGCCGTGCCAGCAGGCAGGCGCGGGCGGCGTCGATGAGTGTCGCGCCGTGCACCGCGGCTTCGATCAGGCTGGGCAGCCAGCGCGGGTTGTCGTGCAGGCGCCAGTGCTCTTCAAACAAGAGCGCTTGCGGCAAATGGCGCGCGGACAAGGGGGCGTTGATGCTGGTCAACTCCACGCCTTCGGCACCAATCAGGCGCAGCTGCCACAGCGTTTGCGCGGCCAGGGTGTCTTGGGCGCGGCGGCGGTCGAGCGTGTGCGTGGTGGGCGCGCTGGGCAGCGTGAGGCCGCAGGCCAGCAGGCGCTGCCGCACGTCGGCCACCAAGGGCGGCAGCGGTGTGTCGCCGGCCAGCTCGCCCCGCGCGTCCCCGGTGAGGGCCAGCAGCGCTTCGCGCAGCGCGGGGTGATCCTGCGTGGACAGCACCTGGTGCCCCGCCCAGGGCGCAGGCGCATCGAGCGCTTCCTTGACAAAGGCGGACTGCGCGGCGTCGAGGATGTCCACGCGCAGCGGCTCGGCATGGCCGCGCAGCCGCGCCAGCGCCGTGAGCGTGGTGTGAAAGGCCACCACGTCCGCCGTGCTGGCGGGCACCTGGCGTGCGCGCAGGCGCTGAACGATGGCCTGTGCGGCCTGCGCGCAGGCGGCGCCGGCACCGCCCTCGGCTAGCCACTGGTAGTACTGCGGCGATTGCATGCCGGCGGCGTAGCCCGACAGTGCTTCGAGCTGTCGATATTCGTAAGGCACCAGGTAGGCGCCGTGCAGGAGCGGGTCAGACGGCGTGGGGCTGGCGAGCTCCTCGGTGGCGGCCAGCGTGGGCCACAGCGATTCAATGGCCCGCTTGTGCCAGCCGCCGCACACCACCAGCACGTTGCGCCCTGGAAATCGATGCATGGCCCACGCCACCCAGCGCGCCATGCAGGCTTCGCGCGCGTCGTCCTGCGCGGTGGTGTGCAGGGTGGGGTCGCCCCGCAGGTCGTGAAAGTAGGTGTCCAGGCGCTCGGCCAGCGCATCAAAGTCGGGCGGCGAGGCGAGCGATTGCGCCTCGAACAAGTGGTCCCACAGCGCGTGGTCGCCATCGCAATGCAGGCGGGCGGCCAGCGCCTGGGTGACGCGGCGGTAATGGCTGCGCTGCTCGCCGGGCAGGCCGGGCGGCTGATTGGCCGGGGCCATGCGCCGTTCGTGATCGGGCAAGGCGCGGTATTGCCAGTGCGGTAGATCGATGAAGCGCACCACGGCGCCACTGGTGTGGCCTTGGGTCAGTGCCACCCATTCGGGCGAGTACCCCGTCAGCGGAAACCAGCAGCGCGCGGCGCCAGCGCCATCGTGCGCGTAGCTGTACAGCGCGATGGGCAGGCGATGCGGCAGCAGCAATTCGGGCAGGCGGGGGTTGAAATCGCTTGGGCCTTCAATCAACACCGCCGCGGGCCGGTCTTGCGCGATGGCATGCGCCACCAGCCGGGCGCAGGCCGGGCTGTGGTGGCGGATGCCGATGATTCGGGGAATCACCAAATGCTCTCAAAAAAAAACCTGACGGCCATTGTGAGACGGGCAAACGAGGGACTTTTCGTCATCACAGCCGCGTCATTGCGGCAACGCATGCCGCGCCGCGTGGAAAGCGGCCCACGCATCGCCCGGCCGCTTGGCGGCCTTGTGCTCGATGTAGCGGCGCAGTTTCTTCAGATCGTCGGCGTTGTCCTTGGCGGCAGCGCCGGCCAGTGCCTCCACCAGGTCGGCGGGCGTGCCGGCATCGCCGCGCAGGTAGTAGCCGCGCAGCGCCACGGCGTGCGCCACGCTCACGGCCTCGGCGGTGCTGAGTACGCTGGACAGCTTGTCGGTGGCGCCGCCTTCGCGGTCAACGCCCTGGCGCAGGTCGCGAAAGGTGGTGACCAGCACTTCGAGCAGCGGTGCGCTGGGCTGCACCGGCACGCGGTCCTGCGCCAGCAGGCGCGCGACTTCGTTTTGCACCAAAGCCAGCTCTTGCGCGTAATCGGCAATCGGCAGCACGGTTTCAAAGGCAAAGCGGCGCTTGAGCGCAGCGGACATTTCGTTCACCCCGCGGTCGCGCGTGTTGGCGGTGGCAATCAGGTTGAAGCCGTCTTGCGCGAACACGGTGCCGCCTTCGGGCAGCTCGGGCACCATCAGCAGGCGCTCCGACAAAATCGACAGCAGGCTGTCTTGCACTTCCGGCGGGCAGCGTGTGATTTCCTCAAACCGCACCACTTGCCCCGCCTGCATGGCGCGAAACAGGGGCGAGGGCACCAGCGCGCGCTGGCTGGGGCCGTCGTTCAGCAGCAGGGCGTAGTTCCAGCCGTATTTGATCTGGTCTTCGGTGGTGGCGGCGCTGCCTTGGATGGTGAGCGTGCTGGCACCGCTGACGGCGGCGGCCAGCAGCTCCGACAGCAGGCTCTTGGCCGTGCCCGGCTCGCCCACCAGCAGCAGCGCGCGCTGGCTGGCCAGGGTGACCAGGCAGCGCTCGATCAGGCTGGGCGCGCAGACGATCTTGCGGCGCAATTCGCGCCCCGCCACCGTGCCGCCCAGAACAAAGTCGCGCACGGCGGGCATCGACAGCCGCCAGCCGGGCGGCTTGGGCGCCTGGTCGTGCGCGATCAGGTGTGCCAGCTCTTCGGCGTAAAGCAATTCGGCGGGCAAACGCTGGGCGGTGGGCAGCACTGGGGCGGGTTCGGCGCGTTTGAACATGTTCAGCTTTCTTGGTAAGGCGCCAGCAGATCCAGATCGCGCAGCATTTCGCTCGCGGCGATGGGGTTAAGTTGCGACAGCGGCTGCGTCTGGCTGTGGTCCCAAGTGACTTCGCTGCACAGCGTGACGGCCTTGACGTGCTGCTTGGGCTCGTAGCTCAGGTCGCCAATCACCAGCCCCGGCTCCAGCTCGGCCACCAGGCACAGGACGTCGCCAGCGGGTTTGATGAACTCGCCCACCCAGCCGCCATCTTGTGCGTCACCGCGCTCCCAACCCCGGTTGATGAGGCCCATCAGGCTGCCGACTGAAACGGTTTTGCCGGCGAAGCGGGTGACGGCGTTGGCGGCCAGCTCGTGGGGCGTCAGTGCATAGGTCTCGCGTCCCAGTTGGCGAAAGGGTTGCAGGATTTCGTAGTCGGCCAGGATCTGGCCAAAGTCGGCCTGCTCATCGGCAGACATCTCCAGCACGTGGGCGATGCCGACGCTGGCGTCGGCGGCCAGCGTGTAGCCAGCGTCGTGCCGGTCGGCCAGCGTGAAGTCTTCCGCCACGCGAAAGGCTTCGGTGAAGATGCCGTCACGGTACACGGCCCACACCAGGCGTGTGGCCAGAAAGCGCATGACAGGGTGCTGCAAAAAGAAGAGCTTGAAGTCGTTGCTGGACCAGCGGCGTTGGCCCGTCATGGCCAGCTCCAGCCGCGTGACCTGCATGCTGGCAATGGCCTTGGCGTCTTTCTTCAGTTGCTTGTAGCGCGCGGTGGCGGCGTTGGCTTTCTCCGCGTCGTCGCTTTTGATGGGTTTGGGCAAATCCTTCAGCCGCGCGCCTTGCGCATCGCGCACGAAGGGTTTCAGGCTTTCGTCAAACGCCACGCTGAACTGGCGCGGGCCAAAGTCCAGCGCCAGCGCGCCGGATTCGTCCAGCCCCAGATCGGGCACCAGCCGGTCGGCCAATTCGTCGGTGCTCAGGCCGCGCGCGTCGGCAATGGCGGCAATCTTTTCGCGCGCTCTTTCTTGCAGACCTTTGAATTTGACCTTGTTGGCGATCGCGTTCAGGCTCATCAGCGCCAGGTCGGTGCCGATCAGCGTGAGCAGGTCCAGCCCCAGCACGGCGCGTGCGTGCGCGGCTTCGCCGGGCCATTCGCGGATCTTGGGCGTGAGGCCGCGCACGGTGTCGTTGTTGCCCAGGTGGCCCAGGGCGTGAAAGGCCCAGGCTTCCTTGGCTGGCGCGCCTGCGGCCATCCAGGCATCGAACAGGTCCCAGGAAAACCCGGCCAGCGACTCGAGCGTGCACACCTCGCGCACGATGTCCAGGCCGGGGTAGGGCGCCTCCAGCTTGCTGATGGCCAGCATGGTGCCGATGTGCTCGGCGGCCGATACGGGCAGCGCGCCGCCGGTCTTGAGCTGCGGCCGCGTGAAAGTGGCAGGCGAGAAGAACGGCGGCAGCCTGGGCATCTTGGCCGGCAGCACGTTCAGCGGATCGGCGCTCTTGAGCGCGGTCAGCGCGGCCGGCATGTCAGGACAGGTGCTGGCGCCATATTCGGCGGCGATCTCGTCGATCAGCGCCTCGTGCCCGTGGCGCATCAGCCAGCGCAGGCCAAAGGCGCCGTTGTCTCGCGCCGCCTTGTCGGTGCCGAAGGCTTCTTGCAGGGCGACGATGGACGTGGTGCGCGGATGGCGGGCGATCCAATCCTGCGCGACAGCCTTGCTTTTCTTCACGTTGCGAAAGCTGTGCAACGCGATGCTGGCGATGCCGGTGGCATCGATGGCCGTGGCCAGGGGCAGGCCCCATTCGGGCCGGTTTTTGCAGTACGCCAGCAGGCCGGGCAGGGCGGCCTGGCCGTGCGTGGCCAATATCGATTGAATGATGGCGTCGGAATCGCCGTAATCCGTCCATGACCGCACCGGGTACTCGTTCCATACACGCAAAGCCAAGCCGGGCGGCAGGTGGATGAGGTGATCGAAGGGGCGGCTCCACTGTTGCTCCAGCGTCAGGTCACTGGCCGAAACGGCCCTGCCGGCCAGGATTTCAGTGCGCGCCTGGTCGTTGATGCCCAATTGCCGGAACACCGCCGCTTCCATGTTGCCCAGGTTTTGGGCGAGTTTTTCCAGCCGATCTTGCAGCCAGCGTTCTGGTTTGGGCATCGGCCGGTAGTGGTCGATTTCGCTGTCCGTCCACTCCACGCGGGGTTCTACTGGCAGCGGAATCACCTCCAGCGTGGGCAAAGCCTGTGGCCGCAGCTTTTGCAGCCAAGGCGGGTTTTGCAGCAGCGCGGGCAGGGCGTCTACGCCAGCTTCCTTCACATCCAACGCCGCCAGCCTGGCCGTGAACGCCTGTGCCACGGCAGGTTCAAGCGCTGCCAAAGCTTGCGCCAGTGCCTGCGGATGCCGCGCGGCCAGGCGCAGCGTCCAGCCTTGCAGCATGCTCAGGCGGTGCGTGGCCAGGTGATCGATGGCGGTATACAGCGTGGCGGCCGGATGGCTTTCAGCCACCTTGTCGAGCAAGGCGCGGGTTTCCTTGGCGCCTTCCATCTGGCGCACCAGGGCGCCGATTTGCGCCGGGCACTGCACGGCCGCGATCCACTCCAGCATGCTTTCGGCGCTGCTCTTGTCACTGGCGTGCGACAGCAGCAGTTCCAACACCGGCATGGCGCGCACGCCATGCCGTGCCACCTGCAATTGCAGGGTGGGGTACAGGTAATAAAGGTAATGCTGGCTTTGATGGAGGTAGTCCACCATTTGCTGCGGCGACATGGCGCAGGTCAGCAGCCAGCACTGCTTGTCGCTCTTGGCCTGTGCCAGCGCCTCGTCCACCCAGGGTTGGTGGTGCGCAAAAAGAAAGGCACAGATAAAACCGGCCTCAGCCCTTGTCTGGCGCACGCGGGCAGCTATCAATAATGCAGCGTCGTGGTTTTCTTGCGAAGCTGCGGCAATGGCGTGCCGCAGCACTTCCAGCGCCGAGCGCACCTTGTGTTCATGCGGCACGGCTTGCGCCAGCGGCAGCAGTGTGTCCAGCATGAAGCCGATGCCGTGCAGCACCACGCCGGTCTTCACGATCCATTCGTGCGCCGCACTGCGCCAGTGCCAGTGGGCCAGGCACTGCGCGCAGGCTTCGCGCCAATAGGCCGGGTCGGGCTGGCTCAGCCGCTCACGCGTGAGGCAGGCGCGGCCACCCGCTTTGCCCCAGAACCGCCACTGCTGGCCAAGGGCTTGAGCCATGGCGTCCAGGGTGGGCTGGCTGCGCTGGTAGGTATCGTCTTCCAGCTCGGGAATCTTGTCCAGCAGCGCGGTGCTCGCTTCAAACGGCGGCACCTGCTCACCGCGCAACACTGGCGCAATGGCCTTCTTCAAGATGGCATCGTCGATGCGCTCGGGTGGCCAATCCAGCGTGCTGGGATCCACGGGCGGTTGCGTGCCCGCGCCGGCGACAACCGAAGCCGGAGCGGCCACTGCCGTGGGCGGTGCCGCTGCCGCAGTCGGTTCAGTTGGCTTGACTGCTTCTGTTTTAGTAGCTGCTTGCGCTGATTCGGCGGGCGCTGAAGCCATTTTTGATGCCACTTTGGCCAGCGCGGCGTTGGCGGCCACGCTCACCTCGGCATAGCCCTTGCCCGTTTTTTCCTTGATCAGTTTGTCGCGTTCTTTCAGCGCCGCCGCCGCATCGGCAAAGGTCTTGGTCTGCGTCTGGCCGTTGGTGCCGATGCGGCCAAAGCGTATGGTGAGGTCGGCGCCCTCGGCCTGCACTTCCCAAAACTTGGCGGACTTGCCTTCGATGAGTTCGTAGCGTTGCATGGTGGGTTTGCACTCTCAGGTGAAAGGGGCCATCAAATCAAGATCGCGCAGCATTTCGCTGGCGGCCACCGCGTTCAAACGAGTCAGGGGCTGCGGCTGATCACCGTTGCGCGTGGTCCGCAGCGTGAGCGTGGTCACGGTCTGTTTCGGTTCCGCGCTCAAATCACCCAGCACTAGGCCGGGGTCAAGGCGGGCAACGATCACGCCGTCAGTGCCCGGCACGAGCTTGACGAATTCGCCCAGCATGCCGCCACCATGCGCCTCGTCGCGCTCCCAGCCGCGGTGGATCAGGCCCATCAGGCTGCCGGCTTTCACGGGCCGCTGGGCGAAGCGGGTGACGGCGTTGGCGGCGCGCTCGTCGTCGGTCAGCGCGTAGGTCTGGCGCGCCATCTGCGCAAAGGGCTGCATGATTTCGTAATCGGCCACGATCTGCGTGAAGGCGGCGCGCGTGTCGGCGGGCATGTCGAGCACGTGGGCGATGCCGACTGTGGCGTCGGGCGCCAGCGTATAAGCGTCGTCCTGCGCGTCGGCCAGCGTCCAGTCTTCGGCGATGCGAAAACCTTCTGCGAAGGTGCCGTCCTCATACACGCCCCACACCAGCCGCGCGGCCAAAAAGCGCATCACCGGGTGCTGCACAAAGAAGCGCTGAAAGTCGTTGCCGGACCAGCGGCGCTGGCGTGCCATGGCCAGCTCCAGCCGCGCGATTTGGGTGGATGCAATGGCTTCGGCGTCTTTCTTCAGTTGTTTGAAGCGCGCGCTGGCGACAGGAGCGCGCTCGGGGTCGTCGGCCTTGGTCGGGCGCGGCAGGGTTTTCAGGCGCGCGCCGTCGCGCTCGCGCACATAGGGCAGCAGCGCTTCGTCAAAGGCGACGGTGAACTGGCGCGGGCCAAAGTCCAGCGTTTCGGCGCCGCGTTCGTTCAGGCCCAAATCGGGCACCAGGCGGTCGGCCAGGGCTTCGGGTGTGAGATCGCGCGCTTCGGCGATGGCGGCGATTTTTTCGCGTGCCCGCTCGCGGAAGGCGGGAAATTTCGACTTGTCGGCGATGGCGTTCAGGTTCATCAGCGCCAGGTCGGTGCCGATGAGGGCGAGCAAATCCAGCCCGGCTTCAGCGCGCTTTTTGGTGGCCGACTGGCCTGGCCACACGCGCACCTTGGGCGCCAGGCGGCGCACGGTCTCGTCATCGCCAAACCAGCCCAGCGCGTGAAAGGCCCAGTTCTGACGCGGCGCGGCACCGGCGGATTCCCAGGCTTCGAACACGTCCCACGCGAAGGCGGCCAGCGATTCGGGCGTGCAGGCCTGTCGCACGTGTTCCAGGCCCGCATACGGCGCTTCGAGCGTGCTGATGGCCAGCATGGTGCCGATGTGCTCCACCGCCGCCACGGGCAGTGCGCCTTGGCCGTTTTGCAAGATCGGCCGAGTGAAGGCTTCAGGCACGAAAAACCCCGGCAGCTTGGGCAACTTGGCCGGCAGCACGGCCAGCGGGTCAAGCGTTTTCAGCGCTTGCCAGGCGCCGGGCATGGGGCCGCCGTATTCAGCGGCAACTTGGTCGATCAGCGCCTCGTGGCAGTTTTTCATCAGCCCGCGCAGAGCGTTGGCACCGGCCTCGCGCGCCTTGGCGTCGGTGCCGAAGGCGTGGTGCAGGGCGACGGCAGCTGTGGTGCGAGGATGGCGCTGCACCCAGGCCTGCGCGGCGGCGCGCACGGCCTTGGCCTTACTCAGCGATTGCAGCGCCAGAGCGGCCACACCGGCATCGTCCACGTCAATGGCAGCCAGCAAGCCTGATTCAGGCAGGACACGGATGTAGTTCAGCAAACCTGGCAGCGCGTCCACGCCGTAGCGCGCCAGCAGCACACGAACCACATGGGGATCATCGCTTACCCAGTCATCAGCGGGGTATTGGTTCCACAGGCGAATCGCCAGCGGCGAAGGCAGTGCCAGCAGGTGCCTGATCTGGCGCCACCCATAGCCGGAGGAGTCAATATCGCCTGGTTCCAGCGCCTTGCCGTCGATGATGGGCTGGCGCGATTCAGCCCGAATGCGCAGATGCTCCAGCACGGTGTGCGCAATGCCCTTGGGGCCTGATGGGTAGGAATAACCGCTTTTTTGCGTCGCGCGTTGGCGCATCGCTTCAGGCACATCGACGTGGACGGGTACGTTCAACGGGGGCCCACTCAAGGTGGGCAAGCTGACCGCGCGGGGCGGGTTCATCCACGGCGGCGTGCGCAGCAGATCGGGCAGCGCATCTGACGGCGCCTCGGCGTGCACCCGTTGCTGCAATACGGCGCGCCAGGCATCGGCCTGCGGCGCCGGCAGCGCGGCGAGCGATTGCGCCAGCGAATCCGCGTGGCGCGCACCCAGGCGCAGCGCCCAGCCCTGCAGGGCGGACGAGCGGGTGCGCAGCGCTTCGCCGATGGCGCTGTAGAGCGTGGCGGCGGGAAAGTCTTCAGCCACCTTGTCTAGCCGCGCGCGAACTTCCTTGCCATGGTTGAAATGCGCCACCAGCGTGCTGATTTGCGCCGGGTAGCGCATCGCTTGCACCCAGTCGAGCAGCGGACTGATCCAGCCTGGCTCGGTGCGGGCTATCAGCTCCGACAGCACGGCGAGCGTGCCTTCGCCATGCAGCCTGGCCATCAGGTACAGGCTGGGCGCTGGCTGGCGCAAGTGCTTCATGTGCCGCACGAAAGCCAGCGCTTGATCGATCGACATGACACAGGCTTCCAGCGAGTCCATGTCGCTGCGATGCCGGATGTGGGTCATGGCCTCGCTGAACCACGCCGTGTGATGTGGAAACAGGTAGCTGGCGATGATCAAGCTGGAAGGCGCCAGCAGGCGCTGCCGCTCAGCCTCGGCCAGGGCGGCATCGTGGGCTTGCGGCGAGGCGGCTGCAATCGCGTGGCGCAAGGCCTGCAACGCCATGCCCATCGCGCGGTAGGGGTTGTCCACGGCGCGGTGCAGCGTCATGAGTACGTCGACCATGAAGGCGACGCCGCGCCAGTGCACGCCGGCCTGTACGATCCAGCGCGGCGCTCCGCCATAGGTCCAGTTGGGCATCGTGAGGCATTGCGCACAGATTTGCAGCCATGCGGCGCGGTCGGCGGCGCTGAGCTTGTCTGCGGCCAGATGCTGCGTGAGCGAATCGCCCCAGCGCTGCCATGTTTCACCGCAGGCGGCGGCCATCGCCGCGAGATCCCGATCATCGGCGGGGGAGGGGTTGCCGACAAACAACGGATGGTCAGACGGCAGATCAGATGTAACTTCGAACGGCGGCACATGAATGCCACGCACCACCGGCATGCCGACATTGAGCGGCAGCAGGCTTTCATCCAGGCCGCCGCTCGGCCAGGGCAGGTCAGCGGGTGAAAGTGAAGCCGCGACGGGCACGCCAGTCGCTGGGACGATGGCAGAGGGTGGTGTGAGTAACGTAGGGTGCGGCGGATCAGAGGCGACCACGGCGTCTTGGGCGGGGGCTTGGGCAGGCAAAGACGCGGGCGCGCGGGGCGTTTGCGCGGCAGTAGCGCACCACTCAACATATCCTTTGCCCGTCTTCTCGCGGATCAACTTCTGCTGCTCCGCCATCGCCGCTTCAGCCGTGGCAAAGGTCTTGGTCTTGACCTGTCCCTGCGTGCCGATACGGCCAAAGCGCACGGTCAATGCGTTGCCTTCGGTCTGCACCTCCCAGAATTTGGCCGATGTGCCCTCGATCAACTCAAAGCGCTGCATGCCCACCCCTCCCTGAGGCAAACCCTTTTTATCGTGCACGTGCCAAGCGCGGATCGAGCACATCGCGCAGCCCATCGCCCAGCAGATTCAATCCCAGCACCGCCAGCGCAATCGCCAGCCCCGGCCACACGGCGAGCAGCGGCGCCTGAAACATCAATGTCTGCGCCTCGGCCAGCATGCGGCCCCAGCTGGGCTGCGGCGGCTGCGTGCCCAGGCCCAGGTACGACAGGGCCGCTTCGGCCAGGATGGCGATGGCAAAGCGGATGGTGGTCTGCACGATCAGCACCGCCGTGATGTTGGGCAGCACGTGCTGCGCCGTGATGGCCCAGGCGCCCTTGCCGCAGGCGCGCGCAGCCAGCACGTATTCGCGCGCCCACACGCTCTTGGCACTCGCGCGGGCGATGCGGGCAAACAGCGGAATGTTGTAGATGCCAATGGCGATGATGGCGTTGACGATGCCAGCGCCATACACGGCGGTAAGCATGATGGCCGTGAGGATGGCGGGGAAGGCGAGACCAAAATCCGAGATGCGCATCACGCCTTCTTCGACCCAGCCGCCGCGCGCCGCCGCCAGCAATCCCAATGCGGTGCCGACGATGAGGCCAATGCCGACGGCGATCAAGCCGACCTGGATCGAAGCGCGCGCGCCCACCAGCAGCAGCGACACGATGTCGCGCCCGAAGGCATCGGTGCCCAGCCAGTGCGCGGCGCCGGATGGCAGCAGCTTGGCGTCCATGTTCACGTCGTAGACGGAATACGGTGTCCACAGGTACGACAGCGCAGCCGCGAGCAACAGCACCAGCGTCAGCACGCCGCCGATGACGAATCCCGGATGGCGGCGCGCGCGCTGCCAGAAGCCGGGTGCCGCCCGGGTGGCGGAAGCGGGCAGGGCGGCGGTGTTCATGGCGTCGGATCAGAATGCAGTCGACCGCCAGACACCGCCGGGAAAGCGCGGGCAGCTATAAATAGAGCAGCGTCATCGGTGGGTTGAACCTGACCCTGATCCAACGGA belongs to Ottowia testudinis and includes:
- a CDS encoding WGR and DUF4132 domain-containing protein, producing the protein MQRYELIEGKSAKFWEVQAEGADLTIRFGRIGTNGQTQTKTFADAAAALKERDKLIKEKTGKGYAEVSVAANAALAKVASKMASAPAESAQAATKTEAVKPTEPTAAAAPPTAVAAPASVVAGAGTQPPVDPSTLDWPPERIDDAILKKAIAPVLRGEQVPPFEASTALLDKIPELEDDTYQRSQPTLDAMAQALGQQWRFWGKAGGRACLTRERLSQPDPAYWREACAQCLAHWHWRSAAHEWIVKTGVVLHGIGFMLDTLLPLAQAVPHEHKVRSALEVLRHAIAAASQENHDAALLIAARVRQTRAEAGFICAFLFAHHQPWVDEALAQAKSDKQCWLLTCAMSPQQMVDYLHQSQHYLYYLYPTLQLQVARHGVRAMPVLELLLSHASDKSSAESMLEWIAAVQCPAQIGALVRQMEGAKETRALLDKVAESHPAATLYTAIDHLATHRLSMLQGWTLRLAARHPQALAQALAALEPAVAQAFTARLAALDVKEAGVDALPALLQNPPWLQKLRPQALPTLEVIPLPVEPRVEWTDSEIDHYRPMPKPERWLQDRLEKLAQNLGNMEAAVFRQLGINDQARTEILAGRAVSASDLTLEQQWSRPFDHLIHLPPGLALRVWNEYPVRSWTDYGDSDAIIQSILATHGQAALPGLLAYCKNRPEWGLPLATAIDATGIASIALHSFRNVKKSKAVAQDWIARHPRTTSIVALQEAFGTDKAARDNGAFGLRWLMRHGHEALIDEIAAEYGASTCPDMPAALTALKSADPLNVLPAKMPRLPPFFSPATFTRPQLKTGGALPVSAAEHIGTMLAISKLEAPYPGLDIVREVCTLESLAGFSWDLFDAWMAAGAPAKEAWAFHALGHLGNNDTVRGLTPKIREWPGEAAHARAVLGLDLLTLIGTDLALMSLNAIANKVKFKGLQERAREKIAAIADARGLSTDELADRLVPDLGLDESGALALDFGPRQFSVAFDESLKPFVRDAQGARLKDLPKPIKSDDAEKANAATARYKQLKKDAKAIASMQVTRLELAMTGQRRWSSNDFKLFFLQHPVMRFLATRLVWAVYRDGIFTEAFRVAEDFTLADRHDAGYTLAADASVGIAHVLEMSADEQADFGQILADYEILQPFRQLGRETYALTPHELAANAVTRFAGKTVSVGSLMGLINRGWERGDAQDGGWVGEFIKPAGDVLCLVAELEPGLVIGDLSYEPKQHVKAVTLCSEVTWDHSQTQPLSQLNPIAASEMLRDLDLLAPYQES
- a CDS encoding DUF5682 family protein, translating into MIPRIIGIRHHSPACARLVAHAIAQDRPAAVLIEGPSDFNPRLPELLLPHRLPIALYSYAHDGAGAARCWFPLTGYSPEWVALTQGHTSGAVVRFIDLPHWQYRALPDHERRMAPANQPPGLPGEQRSHYRRVTQALAARLHCDGDHALWDHLFEAQSLASPPDFDALAERLDTYFHDLRGDPTLHTTAQDDAREACMARWVAWAMHRFPGRNVLVVCGGWHKRAIESLWPTLAATEELASPTPSDPLLHGAYLVPYEYRQLEALSGYAAGMQSPQYYQWLAEGGAGAACAQAAQAIVQRLRARQVPASTADVVAFHTTLTALARLRGHAEPLRVDILDAAQSAFVKEALDAPAPWAGHQVLSTQDHPALREALLALTGDARGELAGDTPLPPLVADVRQRLLACGLTLPSAPTTHTLDRRRAQDTLAAQTLWQLRLIGAEGVELTSINAPLSARHLPQALLFEEHWRLHDNPRWLPSLIEAAVHGATLIDAARACLLARLDAPIATAPAASPPSAAAMAQCLTDAVRAGFFDLGEELASRLAHSIHTVHDHGALAQAALTLLDVALAGFWGQDTRPVMLSALSAMGDRLLWLLDGLDAALPTPGHAGAPAPAGSPTLDADVAAVRALAGLLRLSEAQAIAGWQASFTLDSLLRLARAPGRPPALRGAAAGLALTQAHRYAPGTALRGTELIALTRAVPPRDQLGDYLYGLFAITRATLKTTPGLVEAVHATLAQLSHDDFLVALPALRGAFAWFPPRERGDIAARVGALLGLTAPERTRLTQLSQGDNHYLRARAAEAQALAWARDCGLLTSVTDEQLT
- a CDS encoding ATP-binding protein, whose amino-acid sequence is MFKRAEPAPVLPTAQRLPAELLYAEELAHLIAHDQAPKPPGWRLSMPAVRDFVLGGTVAGRELRRKIVCAPSLIERCLVTLASQRALLLVGEPGTAKSLLSELLAAAVSGASTLTIQGSAATTEDQIKYGWNYALLLNDGPSQRALVPSPLFRAMQAGQVVRFEEITRCPPEVQDSLLSILSERLLMVPELPEGGTVFAQDGFNLIATANTRDRGVNEMSAALKRRFAFETVLPIADYAQELALVQNEVARLLAQDRVPVQPSAPLLEVLVTTFRDLRQGVDREGGATDKLSSVLSTAEAVSVAHAVALRGYYLRGDAGTPADLVEALAGAAAKDNADDLKKLRRYIEHKAAKRPGDAWAAFHAARHALPQ